Part of the Falsibacillus albus genome, ATATACTAATAAAAGAAAAGGGGGAGAAGCATATGGAAATGATCATCCCATTCAAAGGAAAGGTAAAATTCCCTATAACAATCGATCCGAGTGTATGGATTTTCGATGATCGTCGAATCGACTTGACTACATACTTTGAAACTGAAGAACCAGAAATCAATGCTGAAGAGGAGTACGTAAAGGCAACCTCCAAACATTGGGAGAGGGAAATAAGAGAAGGGGCAGTATTTCCTCCTACGCTTAAGTCTGAACGTAAATTCGAAAAGGAAAAGGTGTTGACTGGAACATTTGGAATCCCGCTCGAACCCTTCCTGAAAAATGCCGAGCCTTTAAGCGGTGCGTCAAAATTAATCATTGAAACAAAAGAGGAAGCGATTGAATTTCCACTTGAGAAGACAAAAGATATGATTTTGGCTTTTTCAAAAGAAGGAAAGCCATTGAAAGAGGACGGACCGGTCCATATTCTTTTCAAAGATGGGAGCAATAGGACCGCACCGATTAAATTTGTACAAGCTTTTAAGGTCGATTAAAAAGACCGGGAGTCCCTCTATCGGGATTTCCGGTCTTTTCTTTTAATCAGCCTCTATAACAAGTCCGCTGCCAATTGGGCCAATCCTGATCTCTCACCTTTAACCAGTTTGATATGTCCTGATATGGTCTGATCTTTGAATCTTTCCACTACATATGTCAATCCATTGTTGTATTCATCCAAATACGGGTGATCAATTTGATTCGGGTCTCCCATCAGAACAATCTTACTCCTGTCCCCTACCCTTGTAAGGATGGTTTTGACCTCATGCTTTGTCAGGTTTTGCGCCTCATCAATGATGATGAATTGATCCGGGATGCTTCTTCCACGGATGTAAGTCAGTGCTTCAACTTCAATTGATCCCATGCCTGCGAGGATGGCATCCAGCTCTCCTGGTTTCTTTGTATTAAATAGATATTCCAGATTATCATAGATCGGCTGCATCCATGGCCGTAATTTTTCCTCTTTTTCGCCTGGCAGGTACCCGATATCCTTTCCGACTGGAACGATCGGACGTGCAACAAGAAGCTTTTTGTAGGTATACAAATCCTCAATTTGCAGGAGCCCTGCTGCCAATGTCAGCAGCGTCTTCCCTGTACCTGCTTTCCCAATCATCGTAACCAGGGGAATATCGTCCCTAAGCAGCAATTCCATCGCCATCGATTGTTGAACATTCCTTGGTTTGATCCCCCAGATATGCTCACTCGGATGGGTCAATTTTTTCACCTTTTTCCCGGTGCTGTCGACAATGCCGATGGCTGAAGCCGAGCTTCCCAGTGCATCCTTCATGATTAAAAATTGCTGCGGATAAAAGGGATGATTCGTTATTTCCGATAATTGCAATTCCCCTTTTTCATAAAAGAGGTTCAATAGACCTTTATCGAT contains:
- a CDS encoding PhoH family protein, which encodes MNNIYVLDTNVLLQDPHAIFSFEDNDVVIPAVVLEEVDSKKRYMDEVGRNARQVSKLIDNLRQAGKLHEKVPLENGGTLRIELNHRSFQQLQEVFVEKSNDNRILAVAKNISLEEETKEDGKTVVLVSKDVLVRVKADAIGLTAEDFLNDRVVEIDHIYTGYLEVYIDKGLLNLFYEKGELQLSEITNHPFYPQQFLIMKDALGSSASAIGIVDSTGKKVKKLTHPSEHIWGIKPRNVQQSMAMELLLRDDIPLVTMIGKAGTGKTLLTLAAGLLQIEDLYTYKKLLVARPIVPVGKDIGYLPGEKEEKLRPWMQPIYDNLEYLFNTKKPGELDAILAGMGSIEVEALTYIRGRSIPDQFIIIDEAQNLTKHEVKTILTRVGDRSKIVLMGDPNQIDHPYLDEYNNGLTYVVERFKDQTISGHIKLVKGERSGLAQLAADLL
- a CDS encoding peptidyl-prolyl cis-trans isomerase, whose product is MEMIIPFKGKVKFPITIDPSVWIFDDRRIDLTTYFETEEPEINAEEEYVKATSKHWEREIREGAVFPPTLKSERKFEKEKVLTGTFGIPLEPFLKNAEPLSGASKLIIETKEEAIEFPLEKTKDMILAFSKEGKPLKEDGPVHILFKDGSNRTAPIKFVQAFKVD